GTTCACGTTCACCGGCGGCGTCGCGAAGAACCCCGCGGCCGTGCTCGCTCTCCGGAACCTCGTCGCCGAGAACTACGGAGAGCGCCGGATCAACATCTCCGCCGACAGCATCTACACGGGGGCGCTCGGCGCGGCCCTCTTCGCGCGGAGGGCCGCGTGACCACGGCCGGGATCGACGTCGGCAGCAGCGCCGTCAAGGCGGTCGTTCTCGAGAAGTCCGGCGAAGCGTTCTCCGTCCTTTCGCATGTCGAGGCGCGGATCCGAAAACGGGAGGTGGGCCGGGTCGTCCGGGAGACGTTCGACGCGGCCTGCGAGGCCGCCGGGATACGGGACTTGCACTACGTCGCGACGACGGGCGAAGGGGAGGAGACGCCGTTCGCGACCGGGCACTTCTTCGGGATGACGACCCACGCGCGGGGCGCTCTGTTCCTCGAGCCCCGGGCGCGGGCCGTCCTCGATCTCGGCGCGCTCCATGCGCGCGCGATGGCGGTCGATCCATCCGGGCGCGTCCTCGCTTCGAAGATGACCAGCCAGTGCGCGTCGGGATCGGGGCAGTTCCTCGAGAACATCGCCCGGTACCTCGGGGTTTCGCTCACGGAGGTCGGCGCGCTTTCGCTCTCCGCCGGGCGCGGGGAAACGGTGAGCTCGATCTGCGCGGTGCTCGCGGAAACCGACGTCATCAACATGGTCTCGCGCGGCATTCCGACGGCGGAGATCCTGCGCGGCATCCACGAGAGCATGGCGGGACGGCTCGCCCGCCTCCTCCAGACGCTCGCGGTCTCCGGCGTCGTCTTCGTCACCGGGGGACTCGCCGCGGACGACGGGCTCGTCGGCGCGCTCGCGCGCGCGCTCGCGTCCGGCGCCGCGGACGGCGCGGCTCCCGTCCCGGTGCGCCACGCGCTCAGCGCGTTCGCCGGGGCGATCGGCGCGGCGATCTGGGGGGAATACCGGTATCGCAAGATCGGCCAGGAGGGATATTCATGGACAGCAGCAGCGACGGCGTGAGCGTTCGCCTCCTCACGGAGGGGGATCTCGAGCGCCTGGTGCGGATGGACGAACGGCTGACCGGCCGAAATCGGCGGCTCTGGTACGAACGGAAGCTGCGCCGCGCGCTCCAGGAGACCGATATCCGGATCTCGCTCGGCGTGGAGCGCGACGGCACCCTCGTGGGCGCGCTCCTCGGCTCGCTCCTGTACGGCGAATTCGGGCAGCCCGAGCCGGCGGCGCAGATCGATACCATCCTCGTCGACGAGGCGTTCGCCGGGCGCGGGATCGGGACGGCGCTCGTCGATCAGCTGCTCCGGAACCTCCGCGCGCTCGGGATCGAGCGCGTCCGGACCGAGGTCGGATGGGAGGAACACGACCTGTCCCGCTTCCTCGCCCGGCGGGGGTTCGCGCCCCTGCCCCGGCTGGTCCTGGAAGCGAGCGTCGTGGCTCCGCCGGACCGGGAGACGTCGACGGAACGCGAGACCGCCGCCCGCTGA
The nucleotide sequence above comes from Thermoanaerobaculia bacterium. Encoded proteins:
- the bcrD gene encoding benzoyl-CoA reductase subunit D, which gives rise to MTTAGIDVGSSAVKAVVLEKSGEAFSVLSHVEARIRKREVGRVVRETFDAACEAAGIRDLHYVATTGEGEETPFATGHFFGMTTHARGALFLEPRARAVLDLGALHARAMAVDPSGRVLASKMTSQCASGSGQFLENIARYLGVSLTEVGALSLSAGRGETVSSICAVLAETDVINMVSRGIPTAEILRGIHESMAGRLARLLQTLAVSGVVFVTGGLAADDGLVGALARALASGAADGAAPVPVRHALSAFAGAIGAAIWGEYRYRKIGQEGYSWTAAATA
- a CDS encoding GNAT family N-acetyltransferase; the encoded protein is MDSSSDGVSVRLLTEGDLERLVRMDERLTGRNRRLWYERKLRRALQETDIRISLGVERDGTLVGALLGSLLYGEFGQPEPAAQIDTILVDEAFAGRGIGTALVDQLLRNLRALGIERVRTEVGWEEHDLSRFLARRGFAPLPRLVLEASVVAPPDRETSTERETAAR